Proteins co-encoded in one bacterium genomic window:
- a CDS encoding TIGR04190 family B12-binding domain/radical SAM domain protein, giving the protein MKHVDLVLLHPPSVYDFRELPIFHGPISDVIPSSSIFENYPIGFLTLSEYLCRNGITVRIVNLALKMLEDFSFDPESFVAKLHPAAFGIDLHWLPHVDGSLRLAEAIKRRHPDTPVIFGGLSATYYHQEIMRDCPSVDFVVRGDSTEEPLRRLMEAIKSGGEYGTVPNLVWRNGRGEVTVNALSNRPPALDYVHFDYSHPIKMTMRYHDPSGYLPFRNWLANPVMAVFSCRGCIHDCASCGGSASAFHNVCERERPAFRSPERLAKDVRNISRYTGAPIMVIGDLLQAGDGYAGTFLQTIRKYRIKNELAIEFFRPPPPDFVREMADSLINFNVEISPESHDPRVREAFGKSYGNAELEASVEALVGSACRRLDLFFMVGLPSQDYASVMETVDYCGELLRRHGGTKKLLPMIAPLAPFVDPGSRFFEEPERFGYRLFYRTLAEHRQAMLMPTWKQRLNYETEWMTRDEIVRATYDGALKLIALKAAHGVIGREEAGEIQDRIRMAKELIRRMEDAPVIDDALKKEIFRLNRLDSLCGKHELRWPMNGWKYNLKNLFRLLFA; this is encoded by the coding sequence ATGAAGCACGTCGATCTGGTTCTTCTCCATCCGCCGAGCGTCTACGACTTCCGTGAACTCCCCATTTTTCACGGCCCGATCAGCGACGTCATCCCCTCCTCGTCCATCTTCGAGAATTACCCGATCGGTTTCCTCACGCTGTCGGAATACCTGTGCAGGAACGGCATCACCGTCAGGATCGTCAACCTCGCCCTGAAGATGCTCGAGGATTTCTCGTTCGACCCGGAAAGTTTCGTCGCGAAACTTCATCCGGCCGCCTTCGGCATCGACCTCCATTGGCTTCCCCATGTGGACGGCTCTCTCCGCCTGGCGGAGGCGATCAAGCGACGGCATCCCGACACCCCGGTGATCTTCGGCGGCTTGTCCGCGACCTATTACCACCAGGAGATCATGCGCGACTGTCCCTCGGTCGATTTCGTCGTCCGCGGCGATTCGACCGAAGAGCCCCTGCGGAGGCTGATGGAAGCGATCAAGTCCGGCGGGGAGTACGGGACGGTGCCGAACCTCGTGTGGCGGAACGGGCGGGGGGAGGTCACGGTGAACGCCCTATCCAATCGCCCCCCCGCGCTCGATTACGTCCACTTCGATTACTCGCACCCGATCAAGATGACCATGAGATACCACGACCCGTCGGGCTACCTGCCGTTCCGGAACTGGCTGGCGAACCCGGTCATGGCCGTTTTTTCCTGCCGGGGATGCATCCATGACTGCGCTTCGTGCGGGGGGTCGGCGTCGGCGTTCCACAATGTGTGCGAGCGGGAGCGCCCGGCCTTCCGGTCCCCGGAACGCCTGGCGAAGGACGTCAGGAATATCTCGAGGTACACCGGGGCGCCGATCATGGTCATCGGCGATCTCCTCCAGGCCGGAGACGGGTACGCCGGGACGTTTTTGCAAACGATCAGGAAATATCGGATCAAAAACGAGCTGGCGATCGAATTTTTTCGCCCCCCCCCGCCCGACTTCGTGCGGGAGATGGCCGATTCCCTGATCAATTTCAACGTGGAGATCTCGCCCGAATCCCATGATCCGCGGGTGCGCGAGGCCTTCGGAAAATCGTACGGCAACGCCGAGCTGGAAGCATCGGTCGAGGCGCTGGTCGGCAGCGCGTGCCGGCGGCTCGACCTGTTTTTCATGGTGGGGCTTCCCTCGCAGGATTACGCGTCGGTCATGGAAACGGTCGACTATTGCGGGGAACTGCTGCGCAGGCACGGCGGCACGAAAAAACTGCTTCCCATGATCGCCCCCCTCGCCCCGTTCGTCGATCCCGGCAGCAGGTTCTTCGAGGAGCCGGAACGGTTCGGCTACCGGCTCTTTTACCGGACGCTCGCGGAGCACCGGCAGGCGATGCTGATGCCGACCTGGAAGCAGCGCCTGAATTACGAGACGGAATGGATGACGCGGGATGAGATCGTCCGGGCCACCTACGACGGGGCCCTGAAGCTGATTGCGTTGAAAGCGGCCCACGGGGTGATCGGCAGGGAGGAGGCCGGGGAGATCCAGGACCGGATCCGGATGGCCAAGGAGCTGATCCGGCGCATGGAGGACGCGCCGGTAATCGACGACGCCCTGAAAAAGGAGATCTTCCGGCTGAATCGGCTCGATTCCCTCTGCGGCAAGCACGAACTGCGGTGGCCGATGAACGGCTGGAAATATAACCTGAAAAACCTCTTCCGACTCCTGTTCGCCTGA
- a CDS encoding V-type ATP synthase subunit B — MDLVTREYRTIHSVAGPLVFVEGVRRVTMGEMVEVLLPDGPSRRGQVIEFSDRYVLVQILEQSTGIDVRSTRIRFSGSPARTPLSPEILGRRFDGAGNPIDGLPPVLPETWRDIGGTPINPVAREKPSRPIVTGISAIDGLNTLVRGQKLPIFSAAGLPAREIAAQVLRQAGTGDGERATAAGEKFAVVFAAMGITFRQASYFLHEFEHSGAAGHTVVFQNLADDATIERLLTPRFALTAAEYLAFDHGYDVLVILTDMTNYCDALREVATAREEIPGRRSYPGYMYTDLASIYERAGCIRGKKGSVTQLPILTMPDDDITHPVPDLTGYITEGQIVLSRDLHRNGVYPPIDVLPSLSRLMNLGIGPGKTREDHRGVADQLYAFYAQGRELRRLEAIVGEEGLSESDRRFRRFADAFEQEFIGQGKRGRTIEETLEEGWKLLRRLPKDQLSRIRADQVGKRYGTAVDDEGKTGK, encoded by the coding sequence TCCCTCCCGGCGGGGGCAGGTGATCGAATTCTCGGACCGTTATGTGCTGGTCCAGATCCTCGAGCAGTCCACCGGGATCGATGTCCGCTCGACGCGCATCCGCTTCTCGGGCTCTCCGGCCCGGACACCCCTCTCCCCGGAGATCCTGGGCCGCCGCTTCGACGGGGCGGGGAACCCGATCGACGGGCTTCCACCCGTGCTCCCCGAGACGTGGAGGGACATCGGCGGAACGCCCATCAACCCGGTCGCCCGGGAGAAGCCGTCCCGCCCGATCGTGACGGGCATCTCCGCCATCGACGGGCTGAACACCCTGGTCCGGGGGCAGAAGCTACCCATCTTCTCGGCGGCGGGGCTGCCCGCCCGGGAGATCGCGGCGCAGGTCCTGCGGCAGGCGGGGACCGGCGATGGAGAACGCGCGACCGCCGCCGGGGAAAAGTTCGCCGTCGTCTTCGCGGCGATGGGGATCACGTTCCGCCAGGCGTCGTACTTCCTGCACGAGTTCGAACACAGCGGCGCGGCGGGGCATACCGTCGTTTTCCAGAACCTCGCCGACGACGCCACGATCGAGCGTCTGCTCACGCCCCGGTTCGCGCTGACGGCGGCCGAATACCTGGCCTTCGACCACGGGTACGACGTCCTCGTCATCCTCACGGACATGACGAACTACTGCGATGCCCTGCGGGAGGTCGCCACGGCCCGGGAGGAGATCCCCGGACGCAGGAGCTACCCCGGCTACATGTACACCGACCTCGCGTCGATCTACGAACGCGCCGGATGCATCCGGGGGAAGAAGGGATCCGTGACGCAGCTCCCCATCCTGACGATGCCCGACGACGACATCACGCACCCCGTCCCCGACCTGACGGGGTACATCACGGAAGGGCAGATCGTCCTGTCCCGGGACCTTCACCGGAACGGGGTCTACCCCCCCATCGACGTGCTCCCGAGCCTCTCGCGGTTGATGAACCTCGGCATCGGGCCAGGGAAGACGCGGGAGGACCATCGCGGGGTCGCGGACCAGCTGTACGCCTTCTACGCCCAGGGGAGGGAACTCCGCCGGCTCGAGGCCATCGTGGGGGAGGAGGGGCTGTCGGAATCCGACCGGCGCTTCCGCCGGTTCGCCGACGCCTTCGAGCAGGAGTTCATCGGCCAGGGGAAACGGGGGAGAACCATCGAGGAGACGCTCGAGGAGGGGTGGAAGCTGCTGAGACGGCTGCCGAAGGACCAGCTCAGCAGGATCCGGGCGGACCAGGTCGGGAAGCGGTACGGGACGGCGGTCGACGACGAGGGGAAAACGGGAAAATGA
- a CDS encoding V-type ATP synthase subunit D, whose protein sequence is MTDRTVSPSRMNLLLLKDREQAARGALELLRSKREALARELFSIAEQAVATRGAFEDTIRKATWALAVSLGYEGRADVESAAFAARREIPVSISERSFWGLRVPEIRWQGIVRSADARGYSFSGVASSTQAAAREFEKTLEAVLQVVALETRFKKIGTEIGKSTRRINVLNEVILPGLRARMRAILLALEERERENVFRMKRFKGRKR, encoded by the coding sequence ATGACCGACCGGACTGTCAGCCCCAGCCGGATGAACCTCCTGCTCCTGAAAGATCGGGAGCAGGCGGCGCGCGGGGCCCTCGAACTCCTCCGGAGCAAGAGGGAGGCGCTGGCCCGGGAGCTCTTCTCCATCGCGGAGCAGGCGGTCGCAACGCGCGGCGCCTTCGAAGACACGATCCGGAAGGCGACGTGGGCCCTGGCCGTCTCCCTGGGGTACGAAGGGCGCGCCGACGTGGAGTCGGCCGCGTTCGCGGCCAGGCGCGAGATCCCCGTCTCGATTTCAGAACGCAGCTTCTGGGGGCTCCGGGTCCCGGAGATCCGGTGGCAGGGGATCGTGCGCTCCGCGGACGCGCGGGGGTACTCCTTCTCCGGCGTCGCGAGCTCGACCCAGGCGGCGGCGCGCGAATTCGAGAAGACGCTGGAGGCGGTACTCCAGGTGGTCGCGCTCGAAACCCGCTTCAAGAAGATCGGCACGGAGATCGGGAAATCGACCCGGCGGATCAACGTGCTGAACGAGGTGATCCTCCCGGGGCTGCGCGCGAGGATGCGCGCCATCCTCCTCGCCCTCGAGGAGCGCGAGAGGGAGAACGTCTTCCGGATGAAGCGGTTCAAGGGGCGGAAGCGATGA